The following is a genomic window from Crossiella equi.
ACTGGGCCACTGAGGCGACGAAGTCCTCCTGGTCGGGGTGCACGCGCAGGGCGAGGACGGCCTCGCGGTTGGCGTCGGTGAGCTCGACCAGGCGTACCGGAGAGGTCATTCCCCGCATTGTGCTCAGAACCGCCGCCGCCGCAAGGTGATTGTCCCGCCGGTGGACACCCCCGGGCGAAGCCCCTTCCACCGCTCGTGGTGGGCGCCCCGCGAGCGGCGGCTGCGCCGGGGCCCCGGCGCGGGTCGCGGGGCCCCGGTGACCGCCCGGTCAGTACAGGGTGCTCAGCGCCTTGGCCTCGAACGGCACCAGCTCGGAGGTCCGGCCGGTCAGCACCTTGTCCGCCCACTCGGGGTCGGCCAGCAGGGCGCGGCCGATCGCGACCAGGTCGAACTCGTCGCGGGACAGGCGCTCCAGCAGGCGGTCCAGACTGGCCACCCCGGCGCCCGCGCCCTGGAAGGTGTCCATGCCGAACTCCCGGTCCAGGCCGACCGAGCCGACGGTGATGACCGGCTTGCCGGACAGCTTCTTGGTCCAGCCCGCGAGGTTGAGGTCCGAGCCGTCGAACTCCGGCTGCCAGTAGCGGCGGGTGGAGGCGTGGAAGGCGTCCACGCCCGCCTCGACCAGCGGGGTCAGCAGCGACTCCAGCTCCTGCGGGGACTGGGCCAGCCTGGAGTCGTAGTTGTCGGCCTTCCACTGGGAGAAGCGCAGCACCACGGGGAAGTCCGGGGAGACGCGCTCGCGCACCGCGGCGATGATGTCCGCGGCGAACTTGGTGCGCTCCACCAGGTCGCCGCCGTAGGCGTCGGTGCGCTTGTTGGTGCGCTCCCAGAGGAACTGGTCGATGAGGTAGCCGTGCGCGCCGTGCAGCTCCACGCCGTCGAAGCCGATGGCCTCGGCCTGGTGGGCGGCCTCGGCGAAGGCGCCGATGATGTGCTCGACGTCGGCCAGGCTCAGGGCCTGGCCCGCCTCCGGGGTGCCGTTGAGCGCGATGCCGGACGGGCCGACCGACGGGGCGTCGGTGAACGGCGGGCGCCCCGCCTCGCGCTGGATGCCCACGTGCCACAGCTGCGGGATGATCTTGCCGCCCGCCTCGTGCACCCCGGCCACGACCTTGCCCCACCCGGTCAGGGAGGCCTCGCCGTGGAAGCGCGGCACCGCCGCCTCCGAGCCCGCCGACGGGTGGTCGACGTAGGTGCCCTCGGTGATGATCAGGCCGGTCCCGGCCGCCGCGCGGCGGGAGTAGTAGTCGACGACGTTCTCACCGGGTACACCGTCGGGGGACTGGACCCGGGTCATGGGGGCCATGACGATCCGGTTCCGGAGCTCGGTGCGACCCAGGGTGAACGGGCGGGCGAGGGCCTCTACCGCGCGGCTGGACATGGTGGCGGTCTCCTGACGTGGACGTTGGTAAACTGCTCCTGGCAAAGATACAGTTTTGCCGAGAAATTGCAACTGTGTCCATCACATTTAAGACAGCCGGGCCAGGTCGGTAGACTCGCGGGCCTGTCGAGGGAGGTGCTGCCGGAGTGCTGGACATCCGCTTCTCCAGTGCGCTCAAGGTGATGCTGTTCCTCGCCGTCGCCGACCAGAAGGGCGAGCCGGTGATCAGCTCCGCCCAGCTCGCCGATGGCCTGGGCGCGAACGCGAGCCTGGTGCGCAAGCTGCTCGTCCCGCTGGTGCGGGCCGGGCTGCTCACCTCCACCAAGGGCCGCACCGGCGGCACCCGGCTGGCCAAGCCCGCCGAGCGGATCACCCTCGCCGAGATCTACCGCTGTGTGATCGGTGACAAGCCGCTGTGGAACTGCCGCCCGGACGGCGAGCACGTGTGCCTGGTCACCGGCCACTCCGAGGCCTACTTCGCCGAGCTGACCGCCACGGCCGAGCAGGCGGTGCTGGCCTCCCTGGAGGGCCGCACACTGGCCGACGGCGTCCGCGACCTGTGGCGCCTGCACGAAGGACAGCCCGCCTCCTGACCCGGCCCGTCCACTGTGGAGCCGACTAGGCTGGGCGGGTGTGGAGATGCTGCACCTGCGTTACTTCGTGGCCGTCGCCGAGGAGCTGAACTTCACCGCGGCCGCCCGGCGGCTGCACATGGCCGCCTCGCCGCTGAGCCAGCGCATCAAGGACCTCGAGCACGAGCTCGGTGAACAGCTCTTCGACCGCAGCACCCACCACGTCGCCCTCACCGCGGCGGGGCAGGCGCTGCTGCCCATGGCCCGTGAGGTCCTGGAGCAGGTCAGCTCGATCCCGTGGCGGCTGCGCGAGGCCACCCGGCCCCAGCGCGGCACCGCGTTCATCGGGCTGCCCGCCGTGGTGCACCCCGACCTGCGCGAACGCGTCAACGTCCTGGCCGCGCGCGTGCACGAGCGGCTGGAGCTCAAGCGCTGGCCCGGCGTCACCCAGGACCTGGTCACCGCGGTGAAGGAGGGCAAGCTCGCGCTGACCCTGGCCCGCCTGCCGGTGGCCGACTCCGCGCTGGCGCAGCTGCCGGTGATGTCCGAACGCCTGGCCGCGGCCGTGCCCGCCGACCGGTTCGCCGGGCGCGAGTCGGTGTCGCTGAGCGAGCTGGCCGACCTGAGCTACGTGGCCACCCCGGCCGAGCTCACCCCCGCCTACTTCGAGCAGCTGGACCACCAGCTGGCCGAACTGGGCGTGCGCAAGCGCATCCGGCTGGCCAACACCGGTTACGGCGGCGCCGCCGAAATCATTTCCGAGGGGCTGGCCTTCACGGTGACCATGTTGGACCCGAGAAGTCCGATTCACGGCTATCGCCAGGAGAACATCCTCATTCTCCCGTTCAGCGATTTCCAGCCTCGCCTGGATACCGCGCTGCTCTGGCGCAAGGATCGCGAGAACGGCGCTGAGCTGCGTGAACTCATTGTCGCCGCCCGCGAGGTGTTCGCCGAACCCCTGGTGTGCTGACCGGACAAATGGTATGACCGCTGCGGTCATACCATTGTTCGCGATTCGAACGTTCCCATTCTTCCGGGCCGCTCCTAGATTTGGTGACAGCAAGACGGAACGGGCGCGAAAGGATGAGGACAATGACGGAGTCCACCCCCGCCACCGGCCCCCTGGACGGTGTGCGCGTGATCGACCTCTCGACCGTGGTGATGGGCCCCTACGCCGCCCAGATCCTCGGTGACCTGGGCGCCGACGTGATCAAGATCGAGTCACCCGCCGACACCGTGCGGGTGGGCGACTACCGCACCACGCCGGGCATGACGCCGCTGAGCCTCAACGTCAACCGCAACAAGCGCAGCGTCGCCCTCAACCTCAAGGACGAGCACGACCGCGAGCAGGCCCTGGCCCTGATCGACACCGCCGACGTGCTGATCACCAACATGCGCCCCGGCGCGCTGAGCCGCCTGGGCCTGAACTACGCCGACGTCGCCGAGCGCAACCCGGGCCTGGTCTACGCCCACGCCCAGGGCTTCCGCGGCGACTCCGAGCTGGCCGGGCACGCCGCCTACGACGAGACCGTGCAGGCCTCCTCCGGCCTGGTCGACATCGCCAACCGCGCACTGGGCGAGCCGGTCTACCTGCCGACCATCATCGGCGACAAGGTCTCCTCGCTGACCATCGCCTACACCGTGCTCGCGGCGCTGGTGCACCGCGACCGCACCGGCCAGGGCCAGCACGTCGAGATCCCGATGACCGACACCATGATCGCGTTCAACCTGGTCGAGCACCTGGCCGGGCACGCCTTCGAGCCGCCGCGCGGGGAGACCGGGTTCGGCCTGTCCATGCTCAAGGGCCACCAGGCGGTGCGCACCAAGGACGGCCTGGCCTGCGTGATCCCGTACAACCCGCAGAACTACCGCGACTTCTTCGCCGCCGCGGGCCGCCCGGACCTGGCCCAGGACCCGCGCGTGAACGGCCCGGCCATCGACCGCGCCGACCACGAGGCCCTGGCCGCCCTGACCCGGGAGTGCGCCACCGCGCTGACCACCGCCGAGTGGGCGGAGGTGTGCGCCAAGCACAGCATCCCGATGGCGCCCGTGCTGGAGCTGGACCGCGCGCACGAGGACCCCTACGTCCGCGACGGCCACCTCCTGGACACCGTCGAGCACCCCACCGAGGGCCCGGTCCGCACGGTCGGCATCCCGGTCCGCTTCTCGGCCACCCCGGCCTCGATCCGCCGCCTGGCCCCGGTGCCCGGACAGGACACCGAAGAGGTCCTCGCCGAACTCGCCACTCGCTGACCCCGCGGCCAGCAGGAAGAAGAACCCCATGAGCACCAACGCCGTACGCGCCGAACGCTTCGGCAGCACCCTGCTGATCACGATCGACCGCCCCACCGCCCGCAACGCCGTCAACGCCGCCGTGGCCACCGGCCTGGCCGCCGCCCTGGACGAGCTCGAAACCGACCCCGCCCTCCGCGCGGGCGTGCTCACCGGCGCCGAAGGCACCTTCAGCGCCGGGATGGACCTCAAGGCCGCCCTCCAGGGCGAGTCCCCGGAGATCCCCGGCCGCGGCTTCGGCGGCCTCACCGAGACCGCCCTGACCAAGCCGCTGATCGCCGCGGTGGAGGGCTTCGCCCTGGGCGGCGGGTTCGAGCTGGCCCTGGCCTGCGACCTGGTCGTGGCCGCCGCCGACGCCCGCTTCGGCCTGCCGGAGGTCAAACGCGGCCTGATCGCCGCGGGCGGCGGTGTGATCCGCCTGCCCAAGCGCCTGCCGCACCACCTGGCCATGGAGCTGTTGCTCACCGGCGAGCCCATCACCGGCACCCGGGCGGGCGAGCTGGGCCTGGCCAACCGGGTCACCGGCACCGGCGAGGCCGCCGCGACCGCCCTGCGGCTGGCCGAGTCCCTGGCGGCCAACGCCCCGCTCGCGCTGGCCGCGGTCAAGCAGATCGTGCGCGCCGCCGACGGCGTGCCCGAGACCGAGGCCTTCGCGGTGCAGCGGCAGCGGATGCCCGCCCTGATGGCCTCCGCCGACGTCCGCGAGGGCATGACCGCCTTCGCGCAGCGCCGCGCGCCGAAGTGGACAGGAGCCTGAGATGCGGATCAACGACGTGCGCCGCCAGGTGACCACCCCGCTGGGCGCCCCCGCCTTCCCCACCATGGTCCCGCGCTTCACCAACCGCGAGTACCTCAACATCGTCTACCGCACCGACCCCGACGCCCTGCGCGCCGTCGTCCCCGAGCCCCTGGCGATCGAGGAACCCCTCGTGCGCTTCGAGGTCATGAAGATGGGCGATGTCAGCGGGTTCGGGCCCTACACCGAGTCCGGCCAGGCCATCCCGGTCACCCTGGACGGGGAGCGCGGCGAGTACCTGCACGCCATGTACCTCGACAACTTCCCCGCCACCGCCTCCGGCCGCGAGGTCAGCGCCTACCCCAAGACCGTGGGCGCACCGCGGTTGTACGTCGACAGCGGCGTCCTGGTCGGCACCCTGGACTACGGCACGCTGCGGGTGGCCACCGCGACCATGGGCTACAAGCACCACGAGCTGGACCACCGGGCCGCCGAGGAGCAGATCACGGTGCCCACGTTCATGCTCAAGACCATCCCCGGCTACGACGGCACGCCCCGCGTGCAGGAGCTGGTGCGCACCGAGATCACCGACCTGGTGGTCAAACAGGCCTACACCGGGCCCGCGCGGTTGCAGCTGTTCCAGCACGTGCTCGCCCCGCTGGCCGACCTGCCGGTGCTGGAGGTCGTGGGCGCCAGCCACATCATCACCGACCTGACGCTCGCCCCGGTCAAGCCGGTCTACGACTACCTGAAGGGAGACCGGTCATGATCCGCACCGCCGCCGTGATCGGCGCGGGCACCATCGGACTGTCCTGGACCGCGCTGTTCGCCGGGCACGGTCTCACCGTGCGTGTCAGCGACCCCCGCCCCGACCTCGCCGAGGCCGTCGCGGACGCCCTGGCCACCTTCGGCCCGCACCTGGCCGCGCAGGGACTGGACGTCACCGGCCTCGCCGACCGCGTGCACCTGGCGGCCGACGTCACCGAGGCCGTGCGCGAGGCCGACGTGGTGCAGGAGAACGGCCCGGAGAGCGTGGAGTTCAAGCAGGAGCTGTTCGCCACCCTGCTGCGCGAGGCCCCCGCGCACGCGCTGCTGCTCAGCTCCTCCTCGGCCATCCCGGCCACCGCGTTCACCGGCGAGCTGCCCGATGCCAGCCGGATCCTCATCGGGCACCCGTTCAACCCGCCGCACCTGATCCCCCTGGTCGAGGTCGTGCCCGGCGAGCGCACCAGCGAGGAGTCCGTGCGGGCGGCCGTGGACTTCTACACGATGCTCGGCCGCACGCCGGTCGTGGAGCGCAAGGAGATCCCCGGCTTCGTCGGCAACCGCCTGCAGAACGCGCTCAGCCGCGAGGCCATCTACCTCGTCGAGCAGGGCGTGGTCACCCCGGAGGACCTGGACCGGGTGGTCACCAGCTCCCTCGGCATCCGCTGGGCCACCGTCGGCCCGTTCCTCGGCTCCCACCTCGGCGGCGGCCCGGGCGGCTACCGGCACATGGCCCAGCACATCGGGGCGTCGATGAAGAAGATGTGGGCCGGGCTCGGCAACCCGTCCCAGAGCCCCGAGGAACAAGAGAAGC
Proteins encoded in this region:
- a CDS encoding NADH:flavin oxidoreductase → MSSRAVEALARPFTLGRTELRNRIVMAPMTRVQSPDGVPGENVVDYYSRRAAAGTGLIITEGTYVDHPSAGSEAAVPRFHGEASLTGWGKVVAGVHEAGGKIIPQLWHVGIQREAGRPPFTDAPSVGPSGIALNGTPEAGQALSLADVEHIIGAFAEAAHQAEAIGFDGVELHGAHGYLIDQFLWERTNKRTDAYGGDLVERTKFAADIIAAVRERVSPDFPVVLRFSQWKADNYDSRLAQSPQELESLLTPLVEAGVDAFHASTRRYWQPEFDGSDLNLAGWTKKLSGKPVITVGSVGLDREFGMDTFQGAGAGVASLDRLLERLSRDEFDLVAIGRALLADPEWADKVLTGRTSELVPFEAKALSTLY
- a CDS encoding CaiB/BaiF CoA transferase family protein; translation: MTESTPATGPLDGVRVIDLSTVVMGPYAAQILGDLGADVIKIESPADTVRVGDYRTTPGMTPLSLNVNRNKRSVALNLKDEHDREQALALIDTADVLITNMRPGALSRLGLNYADVAERNPGLVYAHAQGFRGDSELAGHAAYDETVQASSGLVDIANRALGEPVYLPTIIGDKVSSLTIAYTVLAALVHRDRTGQGQHVEIPMTDTMIAFNLVEHLAGHAFEPPRGETGFGLSMLKGHQAVRTKDGLACVIPYNPQNYRDFFAAAGRPDLAQDPRVNGPAIDRADHEALAALTRECATALTTAEWAEVCAKHSIPMAPVLELDRAHEDPYVRDGHLLDTVEHPTEGPVRTVGIPVRFSATPASIRRLAPVPGQDTEEVLAELATR
- a CDS encoding LysR family transcriptional regulator, which gives rise to MEMLHLRYFVAVAEELNFTAAARRLHMAASPLSQRIKDLEHELGEQLFDRSTHHVALTAAGQALLPMAREVLEQVSSIPWRLREATRPQRGTAFIGLPAVVHPDLRERVNVLAARVHERLELKRWPGVTQDLVTAVKEGKLALTLARLPVADSALAQLPVMSERLAAAVPADRFAGRESVSLSELADLSYVATPAELTPAYFEQLDHQLAELGVRKRIRLANTGYGGAAEIISEGLAFTVTMLDPRSPIHGYRQENILILPFSDFQPRLDTALLWRKDRENGAELRELIVAAREVFAEPLVC
- a CDS encoding crotonase/enoyl-CoA hydratase family protein; translation: MSTNAVRAERFGSTLLITIDRPTARNAVNAAVATGLAAALDELETDPALRAGVLTGAEGTFSAGMDLKAALQGESPEIPGRGFGGLTETALTKPLIAAVEGFALGGGFELALACDLVVAAADARFGLPEVKRGLIAAGGGVIRLPKRLPHHLAMELLLTGEPITGTRAGELGLANRVTGTGEAAATALRLAESLAANAPLALAAVKQIVRAADGVPETEAFAVQRQRMPALMASADVREGMTAFAQRRAPKWTGA
- a CDS encoding acetoacetate decarboxylase — its product is MRINDVRRQVTTPLGAPAFPTMVPRFTNREYLNIVYRTDPDALRAVVPEPLAIEEPLVRFEVMKMGDVSGFGPYTESGQAIPVTLDGERGEYLHAMYLDNFPATASGREVSAYPKTVGAPRLYVDSGVLVGTLDYGTLRVATATMGYKHHELDHRAAEEQITVPTFMLKTIPGYDGTPRVQELVRTEITDLVVKQAYTGPARLQLFQHVLAPLADLPVLEVVGASHIITDLTLAPVKPVYDYLKGDRS
- a CDS encoding 3-hydroxyacyl-CoA dehydrogenase NAD-binding domain-containing protein — translated: MIRTAAVIGAGTIGLSWTALFAGHGLTVRVSDPRPDLAEAVADALATFGPHLAAQGLDVTGLADRVHLAADVTEAVREADVVQENGPESVEFKQELFATLLREAPAHALLLSSSSAIPATAFTGELPDASRILIGHPFNPPHLIPLVEVVPGERTSEESVRAAVDFYTMLGRTPVVERKEIPGFVGNRLQNALSREAIYLVEQGVVTPEDLDRVVTSSLGIRWATVGPFLGSHLGGGPGGYRHMAQHIGASMKKMWAGLGNPSQSPEEQEKLITAVEHAYGSSTYTALAETRDRKQLAVLSAVDGAAKEEN
- a CDS encoding RrF2 family transcriptional regulator yields the protein MLDIRFSSALKVMLFLAVADQKGEPVISSAQLADGLGANASLVRKLLVPLVRAGLLTSTKGRTGGTRLAKPAERITLAEIYRCVIGDKPLWNCRPDGEHVCLVTGHSEAYFAELTATAEQAVLASLEGRTLADGVRDLWRLHEGQPAS